One genomic window of Mesoplodon densirostris isolate mMesDen1 chromosome 14, mMesDen1 primary haplotype, whole genome shotgun sequence includes the following:
- the REL gene encoding proto-oncogene c-Rel isoform X2 — MASGGYNPCIEIIEQPRQRGMRFRYKCEGRSAGSIPGEHSTDNNRTYPSIQIMNYYGKGKVRITLVTKNDPYKPHPHDLVGKDCRDGYYEAEFGQERRPLFFQNLGIRCVKKKEVKEAIISRIRAGINPFNVPEQQLLDIEDCDLNVVRLCFQVFLPDERGNLTTALPPIVSNPIYDNRAPNTAELRICRVNKNCGSVRGGDEIFLLCDKVQKDDIEVRFVLNDWEAKGIFSQADVHRQVAIVFKTPPYCKAIMEPVTVKMQLRRPSDQEVSESMDFRYLPDEKDTYGNKAKKQKTTLLFQKLWQDCGVNFPERPRPGPLGSTGEGRYIKKVLTETSGPVSSQAESYYSSSASISSALPHHASAIPPMVPQPSSSWSSVAHATSRSVNTNSLSSFSTGTLSSNSQVIPPFLDMSVVSDLNVSNACIYNNTNDIGRMEASSVPPADIYGISDASMLPNCPVNMITPSNDSMRETDNPRLVSMNLENPACTSVLDPRDLRQLHQMSSSSMSAVASSSTTAFVSQSEAFEESDFNCADNSMINESGPSNGTNPNSHSFVQNSQYSGIGTMQNEQLSDSFAFEFFQVNL, encoded by the exons ATGGCCTCGG gtGGTTATAACCCATGTATAGAGATAATTGAACAACCCAGGCAGAGGGGAATGCGTTTTAGATACAAATGTGAAGGGCGATCAGCAGGCAGCATTCCAGGGGAGCACAGCACAGACAACAACCGAACGTACCCATCTATCCAG ATTATGAACTACtatggaaaaggaaaagtgaGAATTACATTAGTAACGAAGAATGACCCATATAAACCTCATCCTCATGATTTAGTAGGAAAAGACTGCAGAGATGGCTACTATGAAGCAGAATTTGGACAAGAACGCAGACCTTTGTT tTTTCAAAATTTGGGTATTcgatgtgtaaaaaaaaaagaagtaaaagaagctATTATTTCAAGAATAAGGGCAGGAATCAATCCTTTCAATG TCCCTGAGCAACAGCTGCTTGATATTGAAGACTGTGACCTCAATGTGGTGAGATtatgttttcaagttttcctcCCTGACGAACGTGGTAATTTGACAACTGCTCTACCTCCTATTGTCTCTAACCCAATTTATGACAACC gtgctcctaatACTGCAGAATTAAGGATTTGTCGTGTAAACAAGAACTGTGGAAGTGTCAGAGGAGGAGATGAAATATTTCTACTCTGTGACAAAGTTCAGaaag ATGACATAGAAGTTCGGTTTGTGTTGAACGATTGGGAAGCAAAAGGTATCTTTTCACAAGCTGATGTACACCGTCAAGTAGCCATTGTTTTCAAGACTCCACCATATTGCAAAGCTATAATGGAACCGGTAACAGTAAAAATGCAGTTGCGAAGACCTTCTGACCAGGAAGTTAGTGAATCTATGGATTTTAGATATCTGCCAGACGAAAAAG ATACATATGGcaataaagcaaagaaacaaaaaacaactctaCTTTTCCAGAAACTGTGGCAGGATTGTG GAGTTAATTTTCCTGAAAGACCTAGACCTGGTCCCCTAGGATCAACTGGAGAAGGAAGATACATCAAAAAAG TTTTGACAGAAACGTCCGGGCCAGTTTCAAGCCAAGCAGAATCCTACTATTCCTCATCTGCGTCCATCTCAAGTGCATTGCCACATCATGCTTCAGCCATACCCCCAATGGTACCTCAGCCTTCTTCAAGCTGGTCATCAGTGGCCCACGCCACCTCACGTTCAGTCAATACAAATTCACTGAGTAGTTTTTCAACAGGGACACTTTCCTCTAATTCACAAGTTATCCCACCATTCCTGGATATGTCTGTTGTGAGTGATTTGAATGTGTCTAATGCTTGCATTTATAACAATACTAATGACATAGGCAGAATGGAAGCATCATCCGTGCCACCAGCTGACATATATGGTATTTCTGATGCCAGCATGCTGCCCAATTGCCCTGTGAACATGATAACGCCCAGTAATGACAGCATGAGGGAGACTGATAATCCAAGACTTGTGAGCATGAATCTTGAAAATCCTGCCTGTACTTCAGTGTTAGACCCAAGAGACTTAAGACAGCTCCATCAGATGTCCTCTTCCAGTATGTCAGCAGTCGCCAGTTCTAGTACTACTGCTTTTGTTTCACAGTCAGAGGCATTTGAGGAATCTGACTTTAATTGTGCAGATAACAGTATGATAAATGAGTCAGGACCATCAAATGGTACTAATCCAAACAGTCATAGTTTTGTTCAAAATAGTCAGTATTCAGGTATTGGCACTATGCAGAATGAACAATTGAGTGACTCATTTGCATTTGAATTTTTTCAGGTTAACTTGTAA
- the REL gene encoding proto-oncogene c-Rel isoform X3 has product MASGGYNPCIEIIEQPRQRGMRFRYKCEGRSAGSIPGEHSTDNNRTYPSIQIMNYYGKGKVRITLVTKNDPYKPHPHDLVGKDCRDGYYEAEFGQERRPLFFQNLGIRCVKKKEVKEAIISRIRAGINPFNVPEQQLLDIEDCDLNVVRLCFQVFLPDERGNLTTALPPIVSNPIYDNRAPNTAELRICRVNKNCGSVRGGDEIFLLCDKVQKDDIEVRFVLNDWEAKGIFSQADVHRQVAIVFKTPPYCKAIMEPVTVKMQLRRPSDQEVSESMDFRYLPDEKDTYGNKAKKQKTTLLFQKLWQDCGVNFPERPRPGPLGSTGEGRYIKKEPILFSYGAVLTETSGPVSSQAESYYSSSASISSALPHHASAIPPMVPQPSSSWSSVAHATSRSVNTNSLSSFSTGTLSSNSQVIPPFLDMSVVNL; this is encoded by the exons ATGGCCTCGG gtGGTTATAACCCATGTATAGAGATAATTGAACAACCCAGGCAGAGGGGAATGCGTTTTAGATACAAATGTGAAGGGCGATCAGCAGGCAGCATTCCAGGGGAGCACAGCACAGACAACAACCGAACGTACCCATCTATCCAG ATTATGAACTACtatggaaaaggaaaagtgaGAATTACATTAGTAACGAAGAATGACCCATATAAACCTCATCCTCATGATTTAGTAGGAAAAGACTGCAGAGATGGCTACTATGAAGCAGAATTTGGACAAGAACGCAGACCTTTGTT tTTTCAAAATTTGGGTATTcgatgtgtaaaaaaaaaagaagtaaaagaagctATTATTTCAAGAATAAGGGCAGGAATCAATCCTTTCAATG TCCCTGAGCAACAGCTGCTTGATATTGAAGACTGTGACCTCAATGTGGTGAGATtatgttttcaagttttcctcCCTGACGAACGTGGTAATTTGACAACTGCTCTACCTCCTATTGTCTCTAACCCAATTTATGACAACC gtgctcctaatACTGCAGAATTAAGGATTTGTCGTGTAAACAAGAACTGTGGAAGTGTCAGAGGAGGAGATGAAATATTTCTACTCTGTGACAAAGTTCAGaaag ATGACATAGAAGTTCGGTTTGTGTTGAACGATTGGGAAGCAAAAGGTATCTTTTCACAAGCTGATGTACACCGTCAAGTAGCCATTGTTTTCAAGACTCCACCATATTGCAAAGCTATAATGGAACCGGTAACAGTAAAAATGCAGTTGCGAAGACCTTCTGACCAGGAAGTTAGTGAATCTATGGATTTTAGATATCTGCCAGACGAAAAAG ATACATATGGcaataaagcaaagaaacaaaaaacaactctaCTTTTCCAGAAACTGTGGCAGGATTGTG GAGTTAATTTTCCTGAAAGACCTAGACCTGGTCCCCTAGGATCAACTGGAGAAGGAAGATACATCAAAAAAG AACCAATCTTGTTTTCTTATGGTGCAGTTTTGACAGAAACGTCCGGGCCAGTTTCAAGCCAAGCAGAATCCTACTATTCCTCATCTGCGTCCATCTCAAGTGCATTGCCACATCATGCTTCAGCCATACCCCCAATGGTACCTCAGCCTTCTTCAAGCTGGTCATCAGTGGCCCACGCCACCTCACGTTCAGTCAATACAAATTCACTGAGTAGTTTTTCAACAGGGACACTTTCCTCTAATTCACAAGTTATCCCACCATTCCTGGATATGTCTGTT GTTAACTTGTAA
- the REL gene encoding proto-oncogene c-Rel isoform X4 — translation MASGGYNPCIEIIEQPRQRGMRFRYKCEGRSAGSIPGEHSTDNNRTYPSIQIMNYYGKGKVRITLVTKNDPYKPHPHDLVGKDCRDGYYEAEFGQERRPLFFQNLGIRCVKKKEVKEAIISRIRAGINPFNVPEQQLLDIEDCDLNVVRLCFQVFLPDERGNLTTALPPIVSNPIYDNRAPNTAELRICRVNKNCGSVRGGDEIFLLCDKVQKDDIEVRFVLNDWEAKGIFSQADVHRQVAIVFKTPPYCKAIMEPVTVKMQLRRPSDQEVSESMDFRYLPDEKDTYGNKAKKQKTTLLFQKLWQDCGVNFPERPRPGPLGSTGEGRYIKKEPILFSYGAVLTETSGPVSSQAESYYSSSASISSALPHHASAIPPMVNL, via the exons ATGGCCTCGG gtGGTTATAACCCATGTATAGAGATAATTGAACAACCCAGGCAGAGGGGAATGCGTTTTAGATACAAATGTGAAGGGCGATCAGCAGGCAGCATTCCAGGGGAGCACAGCACAGACAACAACCGAACGTACCCATCTATCCAG ATTATGAACTACtatggaaaaggaaaagtgaGAATTACATTAGTAACGAAGAATGACCCATATAAACCTCATCCTCATGATTTAGTAGGAAAAGACTGCAGAGATGGCTACTATGAAGCAGAATTTGGACAAGAACGCAGACCTTTGTT tTTTCAAAATTTGGGTATTcgatgtgtaaaaaaaaaagaagtaaaagaagctATTATTTCAAGAATAAGGGCAGGAATCAATCCTTTCAATG TCCCTGAGCAACAGCTGCTTGATATTGAAGACTGTGACCTCAATGTGGTGAGATtatgttttcaagttttcctcCCTGACGAACGTGGTAATTTGACAACTGCTCTACCTCCTATTGTCTCTAACCCAATTTATGACAACC gtgctcctaatACTGCAGAATTAAGGATTTGTCGTGTAAACAAGAACTGTGGAAGTGTCAGAGGAGGAGATGAAATATTTCTACTCTGTGACAAAGTTCAGaaag ATGACATAGAAGTTCGGTTTGTGTTGAACGATTGGGAAGCAAAAGGTATCTTTTCACAAGCTGATGTACACCGTCAAGTAGCCATTGTTTTCAAGACTCCACCATATTGCAAAGCTATAATGGAACCGGTAACAGTAAAAATGCAGTTGCGAAGACCTTCTGACCAGGAAGTTAGTGAATCTATGGATTTTAGATATCTGCCAGACGAAAAAG ATACATATGGcaataaagcaaagaaacaaaaaacaactctaCTTTTCCAGAAACTGTGGCAGGATTGTG GAGTTAATTTTCCTGAAAGACCTAGACCTGGTCCCCTAGGATCAACTGGAGAAGGAAGATACATCAAAAAAG AACCAATCTTGTTTTCTTATGGTGCAGTTTTGACAGAAACGTCCGGGCCAGTTTCAAGCCAAGCAGAATCCTACTATTCCTCATCTGCGTCCATCTCAAGTGCATTGCCACATCATGCTTCAGCCATACCCCCAATG GTTAACTTGTAA
- the REL gene encoding proto-oncogene c-Rel isoform X1 — protein MASGGYNPCIEIIEQPRQRGMRFRYKCEGRSAGSIPGEHSTDNNRTYPSIQIMNYYGKGKVRITLVTKNDPYKPHPHDLVGKDCRDGYYEAEFGQERRPLFFQNLGIRCVKKKEVKEAIISRIRAGINPFNVPEQQLLDIEDCDLNVVRLCFQVFLPDERGNLTTALPPIVSNPIYDNRAPNTAELRICRVNKNCGSVRGGDEIFLLCDKVQKDDIEVRFVLNDWEAKGIFSQADVHRQVAIVFKTPPYCKAIMEPVTVKMQLRRPSDQEVSESMDFRYLPDEKDTYGNKAKKQKTTLLFQKLWQDCGVNFPERPRPGPLGSTGEGRYIKKEPILFSYGAVLTETSGPVSSQAESYYSSSASISSALPHHASAIPPMVPQPSSSWSSVAHATSRSVNTNSLSSFSTGTLSSNSQVIPPFLDMSVVSDLNVSNACIYNNTNDIGRMEASSVPPADIYGISDASMLPNCPVNMITPSNDSMRETDNPRLVSMNLENPACTSVLDPRDLRQLHQMSSSSMSAVASSSTTAFVSQSEAFEESDFNCADNSMINESGPSNGTNPNSHSFVQNSQYSGIGTMQNEQLSDSFAFEFFQVNL, from the exons ATGGCCTCGG gtGGTTATAACCCATGTATAGAGATAATTGAACAACCCAGGCAGAGGGGAATGCGTTTTAGATACAAATGTGAAGGGCGATCAGCAGGCAGCATTCCAGGGGAGCACAGCACAGACAACAACCGAACGTACCCATCTATCCAG ATTATGAACTACtatggaaaaggaaaagtgaGAATTACATTAGTAACGAAGAATGACCCATATAAACCTCATCCTCATGATTTAGTAGGAAAAGACTGCAGAGATGGCTACTATGAAGCAGAATTTGGACAAGAACGCAGACCTTTGTT tTTTCAAAATTTGGGTATTcgatgtgtaaaaaaaaaagaagtaaaagaagctATTATTTCAAGAATAAGGGCAGGAATCAATCCTTTCAATG TCCCTGAGCAACAGCTGCTTGATATTGAAGACTGTGACCTCAATGTGGTGAGATtatgttttcaagttttcctcCCTGACGAACGTGGTAATTTGACAACTGCTCTACCTCCTATTGTCTCTAACCCAATTTATGACAACC gtgctcctaatACTGCAGAATTAAGGATTTGTCGTGTAAACAAGAACTGTGGAAGTGTCAGAGGAGGAGATGAAATATTTCTACTCTGTGACAAAGTTCAGaaag ATGACATAGAAGTTCGGTTTGTGTTGAACGATTGGGAAGCAAAAGGTATCTTTTCACAAGCTGATGTACACCGTCAAGTAGCCATTGTTTTCAAGACTCCACCATATTGCAAAGCTATAATGGAACCGGTAACAGTAAAAATGCAGTTGCGAAGACCTTCTGACCAGGAAGTTAGTGAATCTATGGATTTTAGATATCTGCCAGACGAAAAAG ATACATATGGcaataaagcaaagaaacaaaaaacaactctaCTTTTCCAGAAACTGTGGCAGGATTGTG GAGTTAATTTTCCTGAAAGACCTAGACCTGGTCCCCTAGGATCAACTGGAGAAGGAAGATACATCAAAAAAG AACCAATCTTGTTTTCTTATGGTGCAGTTTTGACAGAAACGTCCGGGCCAGTTTCAAGCCAAGCAGAATCCTACTATTCCTCATCTGCGTCCATCTCAAGTGCATTGCCACATCATGCTTCAGCCATACCCCCAATGGTACCTCAGCCTTCTTCAAGCTGGTCATCAGTGGCCCACGCCACCTCACGTTCAGTCAATACAAATTCACTGAGTAGTTTTTCAACAGGGACACTTTCCTCTAATTCACAAGTTATCCCACCATTCCTGGATATGTCTGTTGTGAGTGATTTGAATGTGTCTAATGCTTGCATTTATAACAATACTAATGACATAGGCAGAATGGAAGCATCATCCGTGCCACCAGCTGACATATATGGTATTTCTGATGCCAGCATGCTGCCCAATTGCCCTGTGAACATGATAACGCCCAGTAATGACAGCATGAGGGAGACTGATAATCCAAGACTTGTGAGCATGAATCTTGAAAATCCTGCCTGTACTTCAGTGTTAGACCCAAGAGACTTAAGACAGCTCCATCAGATGTCCTCTTCCAGTATGTCAGCAGTCGCCAGTTCTAGTACTACTGCTTTTGTTTCACAGTCAGAGGCATTTGAGGAATCTGACTTTAATTGTGCAGATAACAGTATGATAAATGAGTCAGGACCATCAAATGGTACTAATCCAAACAGTCATAGTTTTGTTCAAAATAGTCAGTATTCAGGTATTGGCACTATGCAGAATGAACAATTGAGTGACTCATTTGCATTTGAATTTTTTCAGGTTAACTTGTAA